The Sander lucioperca isolate FBNREF2018 chromosome 4, SLUC_FBN_1.2, whole genome shotgun sequence DNA segment GACAGGAAAAAGTGATCAGTGTCCTGGGGCAGGGGATGGTCTTTTGGACTTTCCTCATATTTTATGTTATCCTTTCCTTGTCAAATGTATTAATTGGTCAATTTCATACATAGCAGGCCTCCGTATCATCACATCTTATTTATATATCCAAGAAAGTTTGGCAAATTTTCTTTGGGTTTTACTTGTATCTATATGAATTGTCTTGTGCTTGAagacattgaagagcaatttcCCTTAACTTCTCAAATAAAGCATATACCCTCTGTATGACTGTGAAGCCGCGTCCAAAGCTGTCAATCTCACAATAGACCAGGAACTGCTCAGTGGCTTTCGCTGGCTTCACATAATAAAGACCACTGGTGGTGGCACCTTTGTTTGCAACATCCTGGCAgtctgaagaagaagaagaagaagaataagaagaagaagaagaagaagaagaagaagaagaagaaggaggaggaggacagttCAACGTTAATAAATGTCACAACAAAACCTAATAAAAGGTCTGTGTGGTTTACTCCAGACTGGTGCTGTTaataaaaaacaagaacaaaataaTGGAATTTTTTCCTGTTGTTGGATACAGTATATCTTATGTATTATTTAGAAATAACTTATTTGAAATAAGGTCACAACAAACTACATCTAGAACAAATTTGTTTACCTTGCATAGTAGACCATATTGATTTTAGTCTCTAACTAAACACTGAACAAGGACAGTGGTGGTTGAGCTGATTGAGAAACCTCTTGTGAAATGGTATTGGCCTCGgggctgtttttttccccccgtaacaggcgctgacacaccaacccgattatcggctgtcggacagtctggtgaggtcggtgacccgagtctgtttggtgtgttctgtgccgtcgttaGTCGGAGGAgccatcggccttcatttgggccgatttgacttgttgaatcggccagtgggcagtcggactcaatgaccaattgccggaaatggcgagcgggatgagcgtgacaaacacctctcaaaatctgacgaaaatcttttaaactgatcattgtcgatctgaaatgaagacaactatttcagcaactgtatggcttatttctcgcttaaaatgttttcagaaacacgtttcggtgaactattttcgtaaaatacgagatcatattccgaacgagccgccattatggtcgtttttgaaattcgggagaagccagacccacgtgacacgtttatccaatcagctgccaggtTTGAATTTTTTGGGGCGACgatacagattagcaccgcctgctgtaATGGAGACGTATGtcttgcgcacgcgcagaacgtacgctcaagtcggcttcgcttcggtgtgttctgaggcactatTTGGACCAACTCAGGGaagcagtcagtccgactgccttttctgccgacggtcggtcgtcgggttggtgtgtcagagccttaccTGTTCCTGTGAGGGGTTGGATCTCAACTGAGTCTTTGCAGGGTTCactgcatttctgctgcagtTGGATGGAGAGTTGTTTCAAGTCCGACATTCTCCTCTCGTTGGATGTAATTAAGTTCTGAAGATCGCTGGAAAGAGGGAAGCAAAAATGAGTTCTACAAAGATATTTTACACAATAGATAGGAACAAGAAAATATGACATAGAAGCAAAATGAAAAAATCATGAACCAAACTTGGAAAAATATGTTAAACATAATTAaatatgagtgttttttttgttttttttaaatgtcaggaGTAAGTCTGAGTTCCTATAGGAGAAAGAGGAGTGGGCGGAAAATCGCCACATGATCTGTATTCAGTCCTAACAGTGTGGGCGAGGAGGGTTGGAGTGCATTGACCTGAAAGCGTGGAAAGAGcttcatttttaacattttatttaatgggTAAGAAGCATTTTCATGTTTAAATTGGAGGAGGTTGAGCaatttgatatattttacaTACTGTGTTTAATCTACAACAATGCATCaataaactgttaatttgttaaaataataaataatctgCTAAGTATCTAGTAATTTCAACGGACAAATAAAAGCTTTTCATAAAAGGTACAATATTTCACCTCTGTAATGGAGTgaaatagaagtataaagtaacttgtttgaatagttactttccaccacttggTGTGAAGGTTTCATGTCAAATGGTATAATTTCAGTGTTAATGGTAACTTACAGAATTTGCTGTTCCTGTGTGACGATGGTCTTTTCAAATCGAGCAACATCATCCAGCATACTTGATGACTTTTTGTAGTGTGAGTCTGAAATAAAAAAGTGATTGTGTCAGTAATGATCTCAACACACaactcaaaaacacaaaaacaaacaggtgtGCTTTACAGAGGAATTTTAAATGAGTGTAACAGACGAAATGATCTaggaataacaataataaaaataaaaataatatacaaacacagTTGTATAAAAATGGCACCAGATGAAGTGTGTTACCTGGTGGGGAACTCTTTTGAGCAGAAGCAGTTGAATCTTTCATGTAGACAGCTGTTTCACCGGCCTCCTTGGTCAAATTAGCAATTATGTCAAGTTGCTCTTGCATATAGTCTAAATCCTTGTCCACCCCTGGCATATACCTCAGCATGTAATCAGCCACTCCACATGTCGTAGGGCAGTACAGTCCCTGATTACAGATGGGCCAAgtacaaaaacattgaagatattatatatacatacacaatcCATATATGTGTGGATACATAAAATCCACACAGCACAAACATATAAGATTATTATTTGTAACTTACAAAGCCGTCATTCATGTTGCATTTTGCTGCGATGTTGTCTCCTCGGATTTGCTgcgtaaaaaaaaagacaaaaggttTTAGATGTTTGTGCTCGAGAAAACTGGGTCAGTGAAAAAGCTAAATTCAGTGACTTACTGCTGATGAGAAGGAGAAAAGTAACAGAAGTCCTCCTGCCGTTGCGAGAAGTGACAGGGCCATGTTGCTTTGGCCACCAGTTGTGGTCTTGTCTTCTGTGGAGAATGAATAGCTGCTTGACTCTGTGGGATATTTATCTGAACAAGGTCCTCAGGTCAGTGTTTGATAAAGGGTTCATATGCAAACATCCCACTCACTGTGCGGGGACAAAGCTGTGActcaaaacatacaaaagaAGTAATTTCCCAGATTTGACGCTGTTTGTCATTGACAGCTGTAGTTGAACTATAAGAACACAGCCAAGTGATTTTACCataaaatgtatgtttgtgtataacCTCTTACTGGTAATGATGATAAGGCAAGTCTAAAGGAATGGTGACTCAGCTTTGTATATTGCCTTCTCTAACAAGTACATGACAACATTTTATTCTATTAGACTTGGACTGTCAGTCAAAGAACTAGGACTGGGACAGAGTTTATTTCATCATATGATGAAAATCAAAGACAAATGACAACATTAATCATTTCTTAAAAGACATAATGTCACTATAGCAACAAAAGATTAATGCAGCAGGCCAAATACACCACCCATAGccaagcacacacataaacacacacgtgGATGTATCCTCACACAGTTTTCACACTTGCACGTATGGTCAAAATAATGTAGTCATATCTTAATATATCTAAATAAGCCACTGAGGGCGAACACGTTTTCTGGGCTAAAAATAAACCGATGTCCAGTACTTAACTTAAGTAACTTTAGTTTTGGTGatccatttattcacatttctgtAAAACACATGTTCACTGTAATGCTCTTCTACGAGACAGAGATAAGAGTAAAGTTCTTGCATGGACCCCTATCAGCTGACTCACCCACTGTGGCCTGGTTGTGCGATCCCCTGGTCTAAcgtcatgtacagcagggtgacgttaAGCATCCTCAGCAGCAATCACAGCCGTGGTCAGGTCACCTTCCTCCGGCCGCTTTTCTTCGACCCGGTTGGTGACAAGTTCACAAAAGTTCAATGTGTGCTGCACTGTTTGACCGAATACGATCACCTGTGTTTTTTAGCTTAAAAATAAtcagtttgttttattaatgtatttattcatttttcaaatataaattataccATTTACACATTAAcgattttttctttatttataaatTAACCACAGCAATTTCTTGCGGGTGCTAAGGGGGTGCTATGGCAATCCTAGGGGTAGCTACAGCACCCCCTAGCCCCTCCCTGGTGCCGCCTCtgcatgaaactttgctcaaagtatcaccaggggctctacacatgaactccagcattgagaacattgtttgtgtatacagacactttttgactggcaagatggcggcgagctcatgtgtagagaccctggtgagactttaagcaaagtttcatgttgtgtcgagccttcttagtgttttaaaaatagctattttgatgctatcatagtagtgcccctagcactcccattcaaaaggcaatttgaccgaaaacgagaaTATGGTAAATCTAAAAAGTGgtgcttccgtcctaattatgcttttaagcgaaagtttgactcggttacattcacaaaaagaccctaggttgcattttggtgagagttaggCTTTAACAAATCACATCAGACAATGATGctatacatgaatatttttgatcTCCTCTGTCAAACTCTAAACATGTCAGTTGATGGGGAAAAATGAAAGTAAAGGGGGTAAACTTCAGAACAATTATATTATCATTTTCAAATATGTGCAAAGCCTaccaaaaaaaacttgtttttgtaattgtcggtggtacatactgtatgtatagtgATATTTTAAGCTGTTTTTTCATAGGTTGTTTTGTGAAAATAAACATTAAGTCTCACTCAATCCATCTGGAATAATCTCACTAGGAATGTTATACTAATCTGCATGAAGGGTGAGTAGTATGTTcaaataacattttcttgaaGATTCTACAATacttttgtattgtttgtttgactgAGGAATGTTTGCAGTTCATTCCATACTGTTCAAGGCCACTTTACACTGGTCTTATTGCTCCAATATTTTGCATGCTGCACAGTTAAACTACAGCAACAAATGCATGTAGTTTTTTGATAATAGTAAGCCTGGGTGCTCAGGGTGCTTTTATTACAATCAAAACAGTGGAGGTAAATGGAACACAATAAAAGCTCAATAAGTACATTTTACCTAAACTACCTCTGTGTGACCTGATTttattatgtggaaaaaaaacaggccCAGGACGGATATAAAGCTTCGCTGACCTGAGAATGAACTGCCAGGCCCATGAACCTAAATAGTATGAACCTTTGCTGAACTGGCCTCTTTGTGAAGAAACGCCAGATGGaaagtctctttctttctctcatagTACCATAAAGACACAGGCACTCTCTCTGAACACTGTGTCCAGGATGTTAAAAACATGCTTTTGGGCTGTTGTTTGTATTGATgattcatttctttaaaccaatcaaattcGTCTTGGGCCGCGCTGAGCACCGtacggagcaacggcgcctctgcaaaatagcctcgggaaggaacttgttttggtggaacatgtgtacgttcaaaagttgttttagtcgtgcaacagaaaactctgtctggatttaccctgcagagatctgaggagcagttaaccatagtcctcataaatccaccggggTTTAGAAtgcacaaaggaagcccaaggcaacagaCATCCGGCTTATATGAGTAAAATCCGccggaatttccgtcggcaatggagcaatcctggaagtggaacgtcgagggtATAGACTACAAAGTTAGTAAACAACTTAAGTTTCAAGGCTGAGAAACAAAGTCAGCGTAGTTCACAAGTCTGACCAGGAATTAAATTTAATGAGCCTTCTGGTCCCCCATTGGTCACAACTATAATCCTGGAGCCATTTGACCATGTTGTAAATCTCCCCCAGGACAGAGGCCAAAGGTTTGTTGTAATGCCACCTCAGGGTTTAACCTGTGGTCGAAGGTGGTAAGTCGATTCAGCTGAACGTAGATCGGAGGTACAAAAATGCAGCGAGGGTGACACTTTGTTGACCACAAATGGCTTTGGTATATCTCAAGttttcaataaatgtatttctaaGCAACTGAGTTCACCTGCATATGTTACTCTATTTGCACCGCCATGTAGATTTATTGATCTCTGCTCTGCTTCCATGTTCAATTTGCTCACACCTAGTTTGGAGTGGGTTCATTTAGTCCTGCAGCTGTGCTATAATAATGGGACACATCTTTCATATTACTACCAGTGTATTAATACTGGTCTCTGTTGACTCATTTGTTACCCTGATTGGATAATATACCATGTAGTTGTTTTATGTACTCTCTAAGAAATAGCAAACAGTTCCACATCAGCCTGACaagttaattttaaaaaaaagatatagaaGATTGCTCCGTTACTGATGAAAATTCCACCAGATaaccgttgccttgggctttctttgagttggcattttaaactccggtcgatttatgaggactatctgagttttctgttgcatgactaaaacaacttttttattcataattttttttaaatttgtgaaGATAGTGTGTTTACAAAgaggtagtctcgctttgccaggccatccacacgctgcggaggagggtctggctagtccacacagcattccgggatgggcgAAAAATGtgatctggtttattggcatttctttaaaccagtcacaatcgtcatgggcggtgctaagctctgcacggagccgctgcaaaatagttgtgcgagagaaaactcagattggacagctaGTCTAGAtatctgtctggatttaccctgcagagatctgaggagcagttaactatagtcctcataaatccagaGGACATAAGGCAGATATATTAATGTGTTTGCACACAATATACGCGTCCATTCCAACACAGCTCTACAGCTAGAATGTTGTCACGGCAACCACCAGCATGCATTTGTTGCATCAGGCGAGCCAATCACAAGTGAGAGGAGAAGGAATCAAACTTAAAAAGGAGGGATACAAAATAcaatgcatcagtaataatcTGTAATATAACTATAATACACCAATCTAAAAGAGACTATTATAATCAATAAGTAATTGTAATTTTGATACTTTAGGGCAATTTGCTGGTAAtatatgtaggcctacatgcaCGCAACCAGCTGCTTTTTCGTTTGACCCACGAAACATCAGATCCTACTTTTGAGGAAATGTGTGTAAGTGATAAGTAGACAGCACTAGAGCTCAAATCTTGAACTTCTCAGAAAAATTACAAATGATAAACTTACATTCATAAATTAtgagcaaaaaacaaacaaactcatcAAATGCAATGtaaagtggccgggttggctcattTGGTAGAGCAGtcgcacatactgtatacatagaGATTTattccttgacgcagaggtccagggttcgagtccgacctgtgacaatttcctggatgtcttccccctccctcgcccctttctcacctagctgtcctgtccaatAAAGGTAGAAATGCCCAagaaaataatctttgaaaaaaaatgcactGTAACAAATGTTTCAAAGacacaagattaaaaaaaataaaggctgaagtGTTTCTCAAAGTATTTCTGGGTCAAATGATGAGAGTGTAACTGAAGCATACAGGATTAAGTTAATCTGGTCAAATGAA contains these protein-coding regions:
- the fgg gene encoding fibrinogen gamma chain; translated protein: MALSLLATAGGLLLLFSFSSAQIRGDNIAAKCNMNDGFGLYCPTTCGVADYMLRYMPGVDKDLDYMQEQLDIIANLTKEAGETAVYMKDSTASAQKSSPPDSHYKKSSSMLDDVARFEKTIVTQEQQILDLQNLITSNERRMSDLKQLSIQLQQKCSEPCKDSVEIQPLTGTDCQDVANKGATTSGLYYVKPAKATEQFLVYCEIDSFGRGFTVIQRRRDGSVDFHKDWIQYKEGFGYLSPDDTTEFWLGNEKMHLLTATATIPLVLRIELVDWQGVKKYADYTMFRVAPEVDKYRLTYGYYFGGDAGDAFDGFDFGDDPSDKFYTSHNGMQFSTFDKDNDKYDGNCAEQDGSGWWMNRCHAAHLNGKYYQGGRYTEKDAGEFGFDNGIIWVTWHDRWYSLKETTMKIIPLTRITAGGGQQAGVKQLAGL